The following proteins are co-located in the Microbacterium sp. Clip185 genome:
- a CDS encoding TetR/AcrR family transcriptional regulator, translated as MGRPRTALLSSERIVDEALELFDSGEPFSMRALAKRLGVAAASLYYHVDGIDHLIDVIRDRMVRDDPPPAPDVHRGWREEVEAILRAMHAGYARHPRLVSALVGAPITSQSVLDLYERLASALQRAGFAPVQVAVHLEVLDSFALGVALERAAPAEVWRIASQDGALFAASRAWADPDERLDAAFEHGLHGLLDAIEAGVRSQIADA; from the coding sequence GTGGGAAGACCGAGGACCGCGCTGCTGTCGAGCGAGCGGATCGTCGACGAGGCGCTCGAGCTGTTCGACAGCGGCGAGCCGTTCTCGATGCGCGCCCTGGCGAAGCGTCTGGGTGTCGCCGCGGCCTCGCTGTACTACCACGTCGACGGGATCGACCACCTGATCGACGTGATCCGCGACCGCATGGTGCGCGACGATCCGCCTCCGGCTCCGGACGTGCATCGCGGGTGGCGCGAGGAGGTCGAGGCCATCCTCCGTGCCATGCACGCCGGATACGCGCGGCACCCACGCCTCGTGTCGGCGCTGGTGGGAGCTCCCATCACGTCGCAGAGTGTCCTCGATCTCTACGAGCGGCTCGCTTCCGCGCTGCAGCGCGCCGGCTTCGCGCCGGTGCAGGTCGCGGTGCATCTCGAGGTGCTCGACAGCTTCGCGCTGGGGGTGGCCCTCGAGCGGGCGGCGCCTGCCGAGGTCTGGCGGATCGCGAGTCAGGACGGCGCCCTCTTCGCTGCCAGCCGCGCCTGGGCCGATCCCGATGAGCGGCTCGATGCCGCGTTCGAGCACGGGCTGCACGGACTGCTCGACGCGATCGAGGCGGGGGTGCGGTCGCAGATCGCCGACGCGTGA
- a CDS encoding amidohydrolase, with the protein MTAPLVVIADALHGHDAQALAVADGRIVAIGDRADARAWTGVGTETLRVPGTVLPGLVDAHAHPILAARVSRGRDLRGVRTLDQLRETIAHERLRAAGGWVLGWGLEHAVWEGRTPNVDAVADAAGDAPMLLRMFDAHSALASRAALELAGVREERTFASGSCVEADATGRPTGFLREHEAIGLIERIVPSEPDAVVAARLADQLADMAASGLTGAHVMDFEGDPTALYDAVEDAGRMSLRLRIHPWVDPEMAPGDWERLVSETGTGGRLWRRHGVKFFLDGTVDNGTAWLCAPDCHGESLRSTWSSPAHYAAAIAHFAGHGVPTATHAIGDAAVRHAAASIAAARAAYPGSVHRIEHLELTGDDIVAEVAASGAVASMQPTHVTRFVHADGSDNWSERLGVRRAQQGWRTRSLVELGVTLALGSDWPIAPFDPREILAEAQTRSHGGRPPVQPAEALTATQALAGYTAGAAAAAGVSSEEGRISVGMRADLSVLSADPSTCSAAEVSSLAVHATIVDGLVRHRGI; encoded by the coding sequence GTGACCGCGCCACTCGTGGTCATCGCCGACGCTCTGCACGGGCACGACGCGCAGGCCCTCGCCGTTGCAGACGGCCGCATCGTCGCTATCGGCGACCGGGCGGATGCGCGCGCGTGGACAGGCGTCGGGACCGAGACGCTGCGGGTGCCCGGAACGGTACTGCCCGGACTGGTCGACGCGCATGCGCATCCGATCCTCGCGGCGCGGGTGTCACGGGGGCGGGATCTACGCGGTGTGCGCACGCTGGACCAGCTGCGGGAAACCATCGCCCACGAACGGCTCCGGGCCGCGGGCGGATGGGTTCTCGGCTGGGGGCTCGAGCACGCGGTGTGGGAGGGCCGGACCCCGAATGTCGACGCGGTCGCCGATGCCGCGGGAGACGCCCCGATGCTGCTGCGTATGTTCGACGCGCACTCGGCCCTGGCCAGCCGCGCCGCGCTCGAGCTCGCCGGCGTGCGAGAGGAGCGCACGTTCGCATCCGGTTCGTGCGTCGAAGCGGATGCGACCGGCAGGCCAACCGGCTTCCTGCGCGAACACGAGGCGATCGGTCTCATCGAGCGGATCGTGCCGTCGGAGCCGGATGCGGTCGTCGCCGCACGACTCGCCGACCAGCTGGCGGACATGGCCGCGTCGGGTCTCACCGGCGCGCACGTCATGGACTTCGAGGGCGATCCCACAGCGCTGTACGACGCGGTCGAGGATGCGGGCCGGATGTCCCTGCGCCTTCGGATCCATCCGTGGGTCGATCCCGAGATGGCCCCCGGCGACTGGGAGAGGCTCGTGTCCGAGACCGGCACGGGGGGCCGGCTCTGGCGTCGCCACGGGGTCAAGTTCTTCCTCGACGGCACGGTGGACAACGGCACTGCATGGCTGTGCGCACCGGACTGCCACGGGGAGTCGCTGCGCAGCACCTGGTCGTCTCCCGCGCACTACGCGGCGGCGATCGCGCACTTCGCCGGGCACGGTGTCCCGACCGCCACGCACGCCATCGGCGACGCCGCGGTGCGGCACGCCGCCGCATCCATCGCCGCAGCGCGCGCCGCGTACCCCGGCTCCGTCCATCGGATCGAACACCTCGAGCTGACCGGCGACGACATCGTTGCGGAGGTCGCCGCCAGCGGCGCGGTCGCCAGTATGCAGCCGACACACGTCACCCGCTTCGTGCACGCCGACGGCAGCGACAACTGGAGCGAACGCCTCGGAGTGCGCCGGGCGCAGCAGGGGTGGCGCACGCGATCGCTCGTGGAGCTCGGGGTGACGCTGGCGCTCGGTTCGGACTGGCCCATCGCGCCCTTCGATCCCCGCGAGATCCTGGCGGAGGCGCAGACCCGCAGCCACGGCGGGCGTCCACCGGTGCAGCCCGCCGAGGCGCTGACGGCGACTCAGGCCCTGGCCGGGTACACCGCCGGCGCCGCCGCGGCAGCGGGCGTCTCGAGCGAGGAAGGCAGGATCTCGGTGGGTATGCGCGCGGATCTGAGCGTGCTGTCCGCAGATCCGTCCACCTGCTCCGCGGCGGAGGTGTCGTCGCTCGCCGTGCACGCGACGATCGTCGACGGCCTCGTACGCCACCGCGGGATCTGA
- a CDS encoding ABC transporter ATP-binding protein: protein MPETLLQVEHLKKVYESSTGVVEAIGDIDFSMRRGELVCIVGPSGCGKTTLLKCISGLLRPTAGSVVLDGKQVTAPPPNMALVFQEYGRSLYPWLTVRGNVELPLKHKKLSKSERNSLIDDALLAVGLDHAADSYPWQLSGGMQQRVAIARAVAYQPEVLIMDEPFAAVDAQTRADLEDLVRRLHLERGMSILFVTHDIDESVYLGERVVVLSKSPTWVQEDLVIDLAPERDQITTRALPRFTELRTHVYEQIQRAKRGEAVRPAA from the coding sequence GTGCCTGAGACGCTCCTGCAGGTCGAGCACCTGAAGAAGGTCTACGAGTCCTCGACGGGTGTCGTCGAGGCGATCGGCGACATCGACTTCTCGATGCGCCGCGGCGAGCTGGTGTGCATCGTCGGTCCGTCCGGATGCGGCAAGACGACGCTGCTCAAGTGCATCTCGGGGCTGCTGCGCCCCACCGCGGGAAGCGTGGTGCTCGACGGCAAGCAGGTCACCGCACCGCCCCCGAACATGGCGCTCGTGTTCCAGGAGTACGGGCGCAGCCTGTATCCGTGGCTCACGGTGCGCGGCAACGTCGAGCTGCCGCTGAAGCACAAGAAGCTGTCGAAGAGCGAGCGCAACTCTCTCATCGACGACGCGCTGCTCGCCGTCGGACTCGACCACGCCGCCGACAGCTACCCCTGGCAGCTCTCGGGCGGCATGCAGCAGCGCGTCGCGATCGCGCGCGCCGTCGCCTATCAGCCCGAAGTGCTCATCATGGACGAGCCCTTCGCGGCGGTCGACGCGCAGACGCGCGCGGACCTCGAAGACCTCGTGCGGCGCCTGCACCTCGAGCGCGGCATGTCGATCCTGTTCGTGACGCACGACATCGACGAGTCGGTCTACCTCGGCGAGCGTGTCGTCGTGCTCTCCAAGTCGCCGACATGGGTGCAGGAGGATCTGGTGATCGACCTCGCGCCCGAGCGCGACCAGATCACGACGCGTGCGCTGCCCCGCTTCACCGAGCTGCGCACGCACGTGTACGAGCAGATCCAGCGCGCCAAGCGCGGCGAGGCCGTCCGTCCGGCCGCATGA
- a CDS encoding ABC transporter permease, with protein sequence MTLAPPAPVHTSTVVVPRRRRRRSFRAPLLGLLGVVVFLGTWQLISAAGLINPSQLPSAADTFTRLGTMAGDLEFWRNVGRTLTAWAIGLAIASVLGILLGGLIGLVPVLRRATNTTVEFLRPIPSVALIPLAILTYGIQIPAALVIIVYACFWQVFVQVLYGVADIDTVARDTARSYGLTRGAQLRSLVLPTALPYIFTGLRLAASVALILAITAEMTITNPGLGNVIIVAASNGNIATVYAVVIVTGLLGLIINLVFRVLERRALAWHQSVRGEEVL encoded by the coding sequence ATGACCCTCGCTCCGCCTGCGCCGGTGCACACGTCGACGGTCGTCGTGCCGCGTCGTCGACGTCGACGTTCGTTCCGCGCACCGCTGCTCGGACTGCTCGGTGTCGTCGTGTTCCTCGGCACCTGGCAGCTCATCTCCGCTGCCGGACTCATCAATCCGTCGCAACTGCCCTCGGCCGCCGACACCTTCACGCGCCTCGGCACGATGGCGGGCGACCTCGAGTTCTGGCGCAACGTCGGGCGCACCCTGACCGCATGGGCGATCGGTCTCGCGATCGCCTCGGTGCTCGGCATCCTGCTCGGCGGGCTCATCGGTCTCGTGCCGGTGCTGCGTCGCGCAACCAACACCACCGTCGAGTTCCTGCGCCCCATCCCCTCCGTCGCCCTCATCCCGCTCGCGATCCTGACCTACGGCATCCAGATCCCGGCGGCGCTGGTGATCATCGTCTACGCCTGCTTCTGGCAGGTGTTCGTGCAGGTGCTCTACGGCGTCGCCGACATCGACACGGTCGCCCGCGACACCGCGCGCAGCTACGGTCTCACCCGGGGCGCGCAACTGCGCTCGCTCGTGCTGCCGACCGCGCTGCCCTACATCTTCACCGGGCTCCGACTCGCCGCATCCGTCGCCCTCATCCTGGCCATCACCGCCGAGATGACGATCACCAACCCCGGCCTCGGCAACGTCATCATCGTCGCCGCCAGCAACGGCAACATCGCGACCGTCTACGCGGTCGTGATCGTCACCGGTCTGCTCGGCCTCATCATCAATCTCGTCTTCCGCGTGCTGGAGCGCCGAGCGCTCGCCTGGCACCAGTCGGTGCGAGGGGAGGAGGTCCTGTGA
- a CDS encoding APC family permease produces MRTNTPSAPAETTGTVGALKKNSLGAGGITFLVVSAAAPLTVIAGTVPLAILIAGPAAPTAYLLVGVALVVFAVGFMAMTRHVTKTGGFYTYIAESLGRHLGLGAGILALVSYNAMQIGIYGLFAVNAKAMVATVFGIDLPWPLFAFAAIAGVWAMGFTGIDVGAKVLGVLLVAETLALIVLGVAILATGQLPEGFGTGAFAAANVFTPQFAVVLGLAFGAFIGFESTVLYRAEARTPNRTIPRATYVAVIAMTLFYFALTWLLVQAHGENLVQAFIGENGVENFLFATAGSRLGDAATVVFLLLIVTSVYAALLAFHNSINRYTYALARDGVLPPVLGRTRAVAGTPWVAGVAQTALAVVVVGGFAIAGADPYRQLLIWVNTPGVIGIVVLQILAAASVVVFFLRRRDIARAWYVLPAGVLGGVLMLVFLVLIVVNIGVLTGADAATNAVIISVTGLALVFGIVLAAILRRARPAAYAGIGGTQQ; encoded by the coding sequence ATGAGGACGAACACCCCCTCCGCACCCGCGGAGACCACCGGCACCGTCGGCGCCCTGAAGAAGAACTCGCTGGGAGCGGGAGGAATCACCTTCCTCGTCGTCTCGGCCGCAGCCCCTCTGACCGTGATCGCCGGCACCGTGCCCCTCGCGATCCTGATCGCCGGGCCGGCGGCCCCCACCGCCTATCTGCTGGTCGGCGTCGCGCTGGTGGTGTTCGCGGTCGGGTTCATGGCGATGACCCGGCACGTGACCAAGACCGGCGGCTTCTACACCTACATCGCGGAATCGCTCGGACGTCATTTGGGCCTGGGCGCCGGCATCCTCGCGCTCGTGTCGTACAACGCGATGCAGATCGGGATCTACGGCTTGTTCGCCGTCAATGCGAAGGCGATGGTGGCGACGGTGTTCGGCATCGATCTGCCCTGGCCGCTGTTCGCCTTCGCCGCGATCGCCGGCGTCTGGGCCATGGGCTTCACCGGGATCGACGTCGGAGCGAAGGTGCTCGGCGTGCTGCTGGTGGCGGAGACGCTCGCGCTGATCGTGCTCGGAGTCGCCATCCTGGCCACCGGGCAGCTGCCCGAAGGATTCGGCACGGGCGCCTTCGCTGCGGCCAACGTGTTCACTCCGCAGTTCGCCGTCGTGCTCGGCCTCGCGTTCGGCGCGTTCATCGGCTTCGAGTCGACCGTGCTGTACCGCGCCGAGGCGCGCACCCCGAACCGCACTATCCCGCGCGCCACCTATGTCGCCGTCATCGCGATGACGCTCTTCTACTTCGCACTGACGTGGCTTCTCGTGCAGGCCCACGGGGAGAACCTGGTTCAGGCGTTCATCGGCGAGAACGGCGTCGAGAACTTCCTGTTCGCCACAGCGGGCAGCCGCCTGGGCGACGCAGCGACCGTGGTGTTCCTGCTGCTGATCGTGACGAGCGTGTACGCCGCGCTGCTGGCCTTCCACAACTCCATCAACCGCTACACGTACGCCCTCGCGCGCGACGGCGTCCTGCCTCCGGTGCTGGGCCGCACGCGCGCCGTCGCGGGGACGCCGTGGGTGGCGGGAGTGGCTCAGACCGCGCTGGCCGTGGTGGTGGTCGGCGGGTTCGCGATCGCCGGCGCGGACCCGTACCGTCAGCTGCTCATCTGGGTGAACACGCCGGGCGTGATCGGGATCGTGGTGCTGCAGATTCTCGCCGCCGCGTCGGTGGTGGTGTTCTTCCTGCGCCGGCGCGACATCGCCAGAGCCTGGTACGTGCTGCCGGCGGGGGTGCTCGGCGGAGTGCTGATGCTCGTGTTCCTCGTACTCATCGTCGTCAACATCGGCGTGCTGACCGGCGCCGACGCGGCCACGAACGCGGTCATCATCTCTGTGACCGGCCTCGCCCTCGTGTTCGGCATCGTCCTGGCGGCGATTCTCCGGCGCGCCCGGCCCGCGGCGTATGCCGGGATCGGAGGAACGCAGCAGTGA
- a CDS encoding branched-chain amino acid ABC transporter permease, producing MTDTRGRLARILPPVVVLAVACAIPPLLGDLTFFVQTALAALVVVGLSLFMGYAGQTSLGQGAFVAAGGLTVAVLTTQFGVPSIVALLLAPVVAGVLAAVVGWPLLRLRGHYLAFGTLAVLLILQTVMATVPLFGGGIGIFGIPALAIGPIQVQGQLAYAYLAIAAVTVAMIVAHNLVRSRFGRGMRALAGSESAASASGVAVARTKVAVFVVAGSFAGFAGAVGAFFTPYVSQDTYPPLLSFGYVIMAVVGGLGSLWGGVVGAVAVSVWLQLLSAVSATPGLPPVVGPVLQYAGYGLILVVFLLLVPRGIVPTIAARARTRAAARGGSAPIPVSVGSAGRG from the coding sequence ATGACCGACACCCGAGGGCGCCTCGCCCGCATCCTGCCTCCCGTCGTCGTCCTGGCCGTCGCCTGCGCGATTCCGCCGCTTCTCGGCGATCTCACGTTCTTCGTGCAGACCGCGCTCGCGGCACTCGTCGTGGTGGGCCTTTCGCTGTTCATGGGATACGCCGGCCAGACCTCGCTCGGCCAGGGCGCGTTCGTCGCGGCGGGCGGGCTCACGGTCGCCGTCCTCACGACTCAGTTCGGCGTGCCCTCGATCGTGGCGCTGCTGCTGGCGCCGGTCGTGGCCGGTGTGCTGGCGGCGGTGGTCGGCTGGCCGCTGCTGCGTCTGCGTGGCCACTACCTCGCGTTCGGGACCCTCGCCGTCCTGCTGATCCTGCAGACGGTCATGGCGACGGTTCCCCTGTTCGGCGGCGGTATCGGGATCTTCGGCATCCCGGCGCTCGCCATCGGTCCGATCCAGGTGCAGGGCCAGCTCGCGTACGCCTACCTCGCCATCGCCGCGGTCACGGTGGCCATGATCGTGGCGCACAACCTTGTACGGTCGCGCTTCGGACGCGGGATGCGCGCTCTCGCCGGCAGCGAGAGCGCGGCCTCGGCGAGCGGCGTCGCGGTCGCCCGCACCAAGGTGGCGGTCTTCGTCGTCGCGGGGTCGTTCGCTGGGTTCGCCGGCGCCGTCGGGGCCTTCTTCACCCCGTACGTGAGCCAGGACACCTACCCGCCACTGCTCTCGTTCGGGTACGTCATCATGGCGGTCGTCGGCGGACTCGGGTCATTGTGGGGTGGCGTGGTCGGCGCCGTCGCCGTGAGCGTCTGGCTGCAACTGCTCAGCGCGGTCAGCGCGACACCGGGACTTCCTCCGGTGGTGGGTCCCGTTCTGCAGTACGCCGGCTACGGTCTCATCCTCGTGGTCTTCCTTCTGCTGGTGCCGCGGGGGATCGTCCCGACGATCGCCGCCCGGGCTCGCACGCGCGCGGCCGCCCGCGGGGGTTCCGCGCCGATCCCCGTCTCCGTGGGGAGCGCCGGCCGGGGGTGA
- a CDS encoding ABC transporter substrate-binding protein: MKKTLAAVALAAVAALTLSGCTDSAAPATSPSGDSTAGSGEMRQVRVAALPIAETGALWAAIDAGIFEDHGLDVEVVPAQGGAQAIPALLSGDIDFAIGQPMGPIRAALQDLGVVIFSNYASSLADGEDVNSVVALGNSGITSPADLAGKRVSVNSIGAAGDLTIRKAVDDAGGDSSTIQFVEVAFPDVKAQLEAGNIDAGWVPDPFRGLIVSGGGVDVVSPYQATIPGLTVLTNFTTQEKIDADPQLVADYAAAMAEAQQYATDNEDAVRAAIVKKLEIPEAAAASITLPNFTSDLDDAGIEKLAALAVQYKYIDAEPDFTKLIQPQ, encoded by the coding sequence ATGAAGAAGACCCTTGCCGCCGTCGCTCTTGCAGCCGTGGCCGCCCTGACCCTGTCCGGTTGCACCGATTCCGCCGCGCCCGCCACATCCCCCTCGGGCGACTCCACCGCCGGCAGCGGCGAGATGCGCCAGGTGCGCGTCGCAGCTCTCCCCATCGCCGAGACGGGGGCCCTCTGGGCAGCCATCGACGCGGGCATCTTCGAGGACCACGGCCTCGACGTCGAGGTCGTCCCCGCACAGGGCGGTGCGCAGGCCATCCCCGCGCTGCTCAGCGGCGACATCGACTTCGCGATCGGCCAGCCCATGGGCCCGATCCGCGCCGCCCTGCAGGATCTCGGCGTCGTGATCTTCAGCAACTACGCGTCGAGCCTTGCCGACGGCGAGGACGTCAACTCCGTCGTCGCCCTCGGCAACTCCGGCATCACGAGCCCCGCCGACCTCGCAGGCAAGCGCGTCTCGGTCAACAGCATCGGCGCCGCCGGCGACCTCACCATCCGCAAGGCGGTCGACGACGCCGGCGGCGACTCGTCCACCATCCAGTTCGTCGAGGTCGCCTTCCCCGACGTGAAGGCCCAGCTCGAGGCGGGCAACATTGACGCCGGCTGGGTGCCCGATCCCTTCCGAGGCCTCATCGTCTCCGGCGGTGGCGTCGACGTCGTCTCGCCGTACCAGGCCACCATCCCGGGCCTGACGGTGCTCACGAACTTCACCACTCAAGAGAAGATCGACGCCGATCCGCAGCTCGTCGCCGACTACGCCGCGGCGATGGCCGAGGCGCAGCAGTACGCGACCGACAACGAGGATGCCGTGCGCGCCGCGATCGTCAAGAAGCTCGAGATCCCGGAGGCCGCGGCCGCCAGCATCACGCTGCCCAACTTCACCTCCGACCTCGACGACGCCGGCATCGAGAAGCTCGCCGCCCTCGCCGTGCAGTACAAGTACATCGACGCGGAGCCCGACTTCACGAAGCTGATCCAGCCGCAGTGA
- a CDS encoding ABC transporter permease codes for MTLYTSTVRTPPRAPRVWARVTASTAYALALPIVLLIIWGVWGTIAPGKFFPPPGRIAEAFVKTWVGPAFLTDVVPSLTRLAIAILLAIAVGVALGTLIGLTRWLRELAEPLLEFFRAIPPPVLIPVFVALLGVTDNMKIVVIVFGSLWPVLLNTVDGVRGTDSVMTETAKSFSLTPAQRLFSLVLPAASPRIMAGVRQTLSVALIMMVISEMFFSSSGLGFQIAYFQRNYLIAEMWSGIVLLGLVGVILSVIFTIVERRVLRWYHGIKEVERA; via the coding sequence GTGACCCTCTACACCAGCACCGTTCGCACGCCCCCGCGCGCGCCGCGGGTGTGGGCTCGTGTCACCGCCAGCACCGCCTACGCGCTCGCGCTGCCGATCGTCCTGCTCATCATCTGGGGCGTGTGGGGCACGATCGCTCCGGGCAAGTTCTTCCCCCCGCCGGGACGCATCGCCGAGGCCTTCGTGAAGACCTGGGTGGGCCCCGCGTTCCTCACCGACGTCGTGCCGAGCCTGACTCGACTGGCGATCGCCATCCTGCTCGCGATCGCCGTCGGCGTCGCCCTCGGAACGCTCATCGGACTCACGCGGTGGCTGCGCGAGCTCGCCGAGCCGCTGCTGGAGTTCTTCCGCGCGATTCCGCCGCCCGTGCTGATCCCGGTCTTCGTGGCCCTGCTAGGCGTGACCGACAACATGAAGATCGTCGTCATCGTCTTCGGATCGTTGTGGCCGGTCCTGCTGAACACCGTCGACGGGGTGCGCGGCACGGACTCGGTCATGACCGAGACGGCCAAGTCGTTCTCGCTGACTCCCGCGCAGCGCCTGTTCTCGCTCGTGCTGCCCGCGGCGAGCCCACGCATCATGGCCGGTGTGCGTCAGACGCTGTCCGTCGCGCTGATCATGATGGTGATCTCCGAGATGTTCTTCTCCTCGTCGGGCCTCGGGTTCCAGATCGCCTACTTCCAGCGCAACTACCTCATCGCGGAAATGTGGAGCGGCATCGTGCTGCTCGGCTTGGTCGGCGTCATCCTGTCGGTCATCTTCACCATCGTCGAGCGCAGGGTCCTGCGCTGGTACCACGGAATCAAGGAGGTCGAGCGTGCCTGA
- a CDS encoding PaaX family transcriptional regulator C-terminal domain-containing protein, whose product MTSVQSLSREVETTQRAPQRLLLALLGELLERGISRPVRASFYLDVLESAGVAAPTTRAALDRMAVTGLLSRARVGRGIEFALTDQGRAVLEEASERVHSPHPFDPVGSGWTLVTFTVPEDQRTLRHRLRAALAWEGFAAVRDGLWIAPGEVDLVAALGGLKDELPAGAVIAFRARDLAAFPVADAARTAWDLARIRAAHERFAMEWNTAETIEAPPLAALTMLVADWLELLRSDPRLPFDYLGEDWPAQRTTEIYRARRAAWSAAAAEALAAALPGD is encoded by the coding sequence GTGACATCGGTGCAATCCCTCTCGCGGGAGGTCGAAACGACCCAGCGCGCGCCGCAGCGTCTGCTGCTCGCGCTGCTGGGCGAACTCCTCGAACGGGGGATCTCCCGCCCCGTGCGCGCGAGCTTCTATCTCGACGTGCTCGAGAGCGCGGGGGTGGCCGCTCCCACCACGAGGGCGGCCCTGGACCGGATGGCCGTCACCGGGCTGCTCTCTCGTGCGCGGGTCGGTCGGGGGATCGAGTTCGCCCTCACCGATCAAGGCCGCGCGGTGCTGGAGGAGGCTTCCGAGCGCGTGCACTCCCCGCATCCGTTCGATCCGGTCGGCAGCGGCTGGACTCTGGTGACCTTCACGGTGCCCGAGGATCAGCGCACGCTTCGCCACCGCCTGCGCGCGGCGCTCGCGTGGGAGGGGTTCGCCGCCGTGCGCGACGGCCTGTGGATCGCGCCGGGAGAGGTCGACCTGGTCGCCGCCCTCGGCGGCCTCAAGGATGAACTGCCGGCCGGCGCGGTAATCGCGTTCCGCGCGCGGGACCTCGCCGCGTTCCCGGTGGCGGATGCGGCGCGCACCGCGTGGGACCTCGCCCGCATCCGGGCCGCGCACGAGCGCTTCGCCATGGAGTGGAACACGGCCGAGACGATCGAGGCCCCGCCGCTGGCCGCGCTGACGATGCTGGTCGCCGACTGGCTGGAGCTGCTGCGCAGCGACCCGCGCCTGCCGTTCGACTACCTCGGCGAGGACTGGCCCGCCCAGCGCACGACGGAGATCTACCGCGCGCGCCGTGCGGCCTGGTCGGCGGCGGCCGCGGAGGCCCTGGCGGCCGCGCTTCCCGGGGACTGA